The genomic window ACGGTCTGGTATGCGGTGTCTACCGAGAACTTCTTCACCGTGCCGTTTCTGCTGCTGTTCGTGTTCGGGTACTGGTATACCGGGTTGCTGAGCCTGCTGCAGGGCCGGTTTGAACGCAGCGGCAATGCCGGGCAGGAACTGCACGAGAAGCCCTATCCGATTGGGATTTGAGGATGCTTTGGAGCCGCGGTCGAGCCTCAGAGGACAGGCAACAGCAACGGAAAATTACGGGGGGCTTCGGGGCTTCGCTACGCTCAGAATGACAATGCCCTTGATCGCATCTCTGAACCGTTCTCAATCACATCTGTAACCTGTTTTAAGGGACCTCTGATTAAGTCTGTGTTTTGAAGGGGCGGGACTTTAGTGCTGCCGTAAATGCAATCAAATCAACCCGGCTTTAACCGCTGAGGGAATGCTTCGTACCTTAATCAGACCTTCCCTAAATCTTGTACGGAGATACAGAAAGGCCCGGCGAATTGCCGGGCCTTTCTACATTCGGTCCATCCGCCAGTTAGAAACGAATACCGAAGGTGACAGGGATATAAGTCGTCCGCGCGCTGGCTTGGGGGAAGGCGTTGAAGTAGCTGGTTTGTCCGCTGACGTCGTAAGGACGTGGTTTATTGTCGGTCCAGACATAGCGTGCCTCGCCGTAGAGGCGTGTGCCGGACCAGCGGGAGAGCTTATAGGTAAATCCGAAGCCGCCGTTCACGCCAAAGGCATTGCTGTTATACGTGTCGATGGGCTGGTTCGCCTGGTAGGTATAGCAGCCATAGTAAGGATCGCAATATTCGCCGATGGCCGGAGTCGTGAAGACTGTCGCTTTATGGTAGAAGCCGATGCCGCCAGTGACGTAGGCTCCCCAGGTATCAGAGGTGTAGTAGTTGACGATGGGATCGAGCGAAAACGACCAGTCGTGAATGTAGCCGTTGAGCTGAGTAAGAGATCCGCCAGTGGTGGGATCCTGCGCGCCGAGATCGTTGTAGAGGGCGAGCTGGCTGTTGAGAGTGTGGGTCTGGATGCCCAGCTTGTCGTAGTCAAACTGGAGCAGAACGCCAAGGGTCTTGTTGAAATTACGGCCGCCGCCGACCTGGAACTTCCAGCCGGGAGAGGCGTAGTTGTGCGTGCCGCCGCTGGGCAGAATAAAGCCGCCGCCGACCATGAAGGTGTACTTGTTGGAGCCGTCGGGATTGGTGTGGCTATCGGTGTAGTTGGGGCGGCGATAGCGGCGACGCGGCGGAGGCTGGAGGGCAGCGGCGGTGCTCATGTCGAAGCTTTCAATCGGCGCAGCCGTGTCGGAATCCGACGAGCTGGAACTGGAACTCGACGAGGCGAGATCGAGCGGCGCTATTAGGCTGGCCTGAAGATTGAGTGCAGGCTGTGCCGGTGCGGCTGCGATGGCCGGCTGCTGGGCCTGGAGGCCGAGCGTAGCTGCGGCGGTGAAGACGCCGAGGGCCGCGGTGCGAAGAAGGAGGGTGGAAAGGTGATTTTTACTGCTCCTGCTGATCGTCGTCTGCATCTTTAAGGCTCCCTTAGTTCTGCGAATGCTGATGGTTCTGCGAGTTCTTTGTAAATACTTCAACCCGGCTGATGTGCGCTTGTTGTGTAGGACGCTTAAAAATTGGTTTTGGATGAAAAAAGATGGATACGGGCATCCCGTTAGTACAGGATGCCCGTAGATTTAGGTCCGGCCAAGCGCTTTAGTGGATATCGAACTGCTCGGGGTGAAGGCTGGGGTCGGATTTGACGAGGATGGTCTTGCCGGCCATCTCTTCCATCTCCTGCAACCATTTCGTTGAAGATTTAAGCTGCTTGACGACATCGGGGTGGACGCGGAGCATGATGTCGCCGCGGTCGAGGTGCTTCTGCATCTTGCGCATCTCGACGTAGATGTCGTTGCAGACAGTGACCGGCGATTTGACCATGCCGGTGCCCACGCAGACGTTGCAGGTGGTCGAAAGCGTGCGTTCGAGCGACTGCTTGACCCGCTTGCGGGTGATGGCGACCAGGCCGAAGTCGTTGAATTGAAGCACCTTCGACGGGGCGCGGTCGCTCTTGAGCTCTTCTTCGAGGGCGGCCATGACCTTGTTGCGGTTCTTGCGTTCGTCCATGTCGATGAAGTCGATGATGATGATGCCGCCAAGGTCGCGCAGACGAATCTGGCGGACGATCTCGGGAATGGCGTCGAGGTTGGTCTTGACGATGGTGTCTTCGAGGCGAGCGGTCTTGCCGACGAACTTGCCGGTGTTGATGTCGATCGCGACCAGGGCTTCGGTCTGGTTGATGACGATCGAGCCGCCAGACTTGAGCCAGACCTTCGAGCGAAGGGCCTTGTTGATCTCTTCGGTGATGCCGAACTGCTCGAAGAGTGGGGTCTCCTTGGTGTAGAGCTTGACGCGCCGGATGAGCGACGGTTGGAAGCGCTGCAGGAAGCGCAGGACGCGCTCGTACTCGGTCTCGGTGTCGACCCAGATGGCGGAGAAGTTGTCGGTGACCTGGTCGCGAAGGATGCGCTCGACGAGATTCAGATCGTGGTAGATGAGGGCTGGGGACTTCGACGACTCGGAGCGCTGCTTGATGTCGGCCCAGAGATTAAGCAGGAAGCGAAGGTCGCTGCGGAGCTCTTCTTCGCTGGCACCCGATGCGGCGGTGCGAACAATGAAGCCGCCAGAGGCCTCGCCCTTTTCACTGAGGAGAATTTCTTTCAGGCGGCGACGCTCGCCGTCGGACTCGATCTTGCGCGAGACGCCGGTGTGGTTGACGGTCGGCATGAAGACCAGGAAGCGGCCGGGGAGGGCGATGTGCGAGGTAATGCGCGCGCCCTTCTTGGCGATGGGCTCCTTGGCGATCTGGACGAGGACTTCCTGGCCCGGCTTCAGCAGTTCGCTGATGGCGGGAAGGTTGGTCGTCTGCATGGAGTTGCGCCCTCCGCGCCGGTCGCGGCCTCCTCCGCTGCGTTCACGGTCACCTGCGCCGCCGGTATAGCGGGGACGGTCGCCACGGCCGCGTTCACCACGGCGGCCGTCGCGGCGGCCACCATCGCGGCGGCTGCTCTTGCGCTCGCCGTCGCGGGGACGCTCGGAGCCCGGGGTCGCCGCCTGCGAGTGTTCAGAACCATTCGCGGAGGGCTCGCCGTCTTCGTTGGCCTCTTGGTGAAGGTCTTCGTCTTCCGACTCATCTTCAGAATCAGAATCGGAGTCTTCGAGGTCCTCTTCGTATTCGTGGGTGCCGTCGTCGAAGGAGTCCTCTTCTTCGAGGTCGTCTTCCTCGTCAACCTCGTCAACGCTGTTGCCGGAGTTGGTGATCTCGTCGATGGACATCTCGCGGATCATGGTGCCGAGGTCGGCCGCGCCTTCCAGGGTCTCCTCTTCGCCGAAGTCATCGATCTCTTCGAACGAGCTGGCCTGAAGGGTGGTTGCGTAGTCCTCGTCTTCGATGACCTCTTCTTCGAGTTCGCCTGCGCCGGGAGCGAAGTGATGATGAGCCGGCTCAATGCCGTCTTCGACGACGTTCTCGACATGATTGGCGATGACAGTTTCATGCTGTAGCGGAGAGGCCGGTTCGATAGCCTGCTCGGGCGTGAAGGCCGCGACCGGAGCTTCGGTCTCCATCTCGCCGGTGGCGTGGATGGCGGTGATCTCATGGGCTGCGGGTTCTTCCGCGGGCTCGGCGATCTGTTCGGTGGTCTCTTTTACAGGCTCTTCAATGACCGGCGCGCTCTGGCGGAACTCGCTGGGAGCGACCGGATCGACGCGATAGGAGGCGGAGGCCTCGGTGGGCTCGTACTCGGTTGGAACGGCTGCATGGGCCGGTGCGGCTGCGGACTGCTCGACAGGCTCGGCCTCTGCGGCTGCGGGCGCTACGGCTTGCGGCTCGACGTGGGGTTCAATGTGATCGTTGCGAAGGCTGGCCTGAGAGTCGACGCGATGTTCAGCGCGCGGCTCCTGGCGCGATTCACGCGATTCTGAGCGGCGGTGACGGGAGAGTGTCTCGCCGGGGAGCGTCGCTCCGCCATCCCAGCCGGTAGGAACCTCGTAGCCAGGAGAGGATGCAAGGATAATGGTCGGTTCGGCGGCCTTGGCTGTCTCAGGCTGCTCGCCGTCTTTACGGTACTTCGAAAGCGATTCACCGGGGAGCACGATTGGCTCGGGTGCGGAGCCATCCGCGGCTGCTGCTGACTCGTTGTGAGTGTCGTCTACACCGTAGAGAGAGGTGCGGGGAGCGAAGCCGCGAGGGGCACGGCCCTGGCCACGGTCACGTCCGCCACGGTCATTGCGGCCTCCGCGGTCGTTACGACCGCCACGGGCTCCACGATCTCCCCGCTCGTTGCGGCTATTGCGGTCGCCGCGGTCGGTGTTCTCCTGTGTGGATTCTGGCTCGGGATAAGCGGCAGGAATTGGGGCGGAGTTGCGGGGAGCGGCCTGTTCGGCTGCGCCTTCGAGGTCGAGGTTGGAGTCGTACTCGCTCTCGCCCTGCTCCTCTGAATTGGGAGCGGCGAACTCTGGTTGTGCATCCGCGTTGACGGGCTGTGCGGCGGCGTCACGCTGACCGGGGCGGCCACGGCGGCGGCCACGACGGCCACGCCAGCGGCGGCTTCCATCGGCACCGGGAGCGCCTTCGCCGATCTCACCGTCGTCGCGAGGTTCAGCAGACAGGGTGTCCGGATGCGGGCCGAAGTCGCTCTCCTGGTCGAGGTCCATGGGGGCCTCTGCGTTTTCTGCGGGCGAAGTATTTTCCGGGCTGGGCTGGCGGTCGCGATTGCCTCGGCGGCGATCGTTGCGGCCACGGCCACGGTCGCGGCCTCCACGCTCGGAGCGGTTGCCGGACTCCTCAGAGGAAGCGGCGGGAGCGGCAGGGGTGCCCTCAAGAATGACGGGCGTCTCGCGGTTGCCGCCGCGGCGGTTGTCGCTGCGGGAGTGGTCGCCGCTGGTGTCGAAGTCGGCGGAGTCGCCTGCTTCTTCCATGAAGTCGGTGATGTAAAGGAAGGCGTCGCGCTCGAGGCCGATGTCCACAAAGCTGGACTGCATGCCCGGCAGGACGCGGGTGACGCGTCCGTTGTAGATGGAACCGGCGAGGGTGTACTCGTTCTCGCGCTCGTAATAGATTTCGGTGAGGTCGTCGTTTTCGACGATGGCGAGCCGCGTCTCGTGCGGCGTGCTGGATATATAAATTTCTTTCGACATGCTCTTACTCTTTCTGCCCGCCCTGGTTGAGGCGCGAGCGGCAGACGAGACAGAGAGCGAGATCGGGAGTGCACCTAAATCTTAGGGGCGGCTCACCGTGGGTGCGGACAGGATGCGGGATGCAGAAGCGCGTGAACGACGATCAAATGCGGGTGCGAGATGCGTAAACAACTCTGCCGTAACCGCGCTTTCAAACGACGCGGGTGGGGCGGCACGATGGAGATCGATGACACGAGGGGATGCTTCGAACAAAAGCGAACATGCGGAGTTTGTGACCAAAACAACCTCGAAGCCTGAAGCCTGAGGCGGGGCCGTTTGCCATCCGGATGCAATCATTTCCCTGAAACCTGTCCGGCCAACGGAATCGATCGTTCTCTCGCCTGGCCGGCCTTTTCTTCTAAAATTCTCTAAAAAACTTCTAAAAATCCTGTTTCCGCTGCCGGCGCCTTGCGCCAAAGGGAGCGGGTTGTTTTTCTGCCCGGCATCTGGCCGGACAGGTACTGCCAATAGTATTGCACCAAATCTGCTGCAAGTGCGGAGATGGGTGCTTCTTTGAGTCCGGGAAATTGTAACCGATTCCCGAACTAGTTCACGAACCGGCGCATGCGAATGTTCATGACAATGCCAAGCGCGAGGAAGGTGAACAGAATCGACGATCCGCCATAACTCATCAGCGGAAGGGGAATTCCCGTGACCGGCATCAGACCGACGACCATGCCTATATTGACCGCAATCTGAAAGATGATGACGGCGACAACCCCCATGACGATGAAGGTGCCGGGCAGGTCTGAAGCTGTTTGAGCGTTCTGAATCAAACGCATCAATATAAGAAAGTATAGCAGCAGCACGCCGAGCGCGCCGATGAAGCCATGCTCCTCGCAGAAGGCGGCGAAGATGAAGTCGGTGTAAGGAATCGGCAGAAAGTCGCCCTGGGTCTGCGTTCCCTTGTTGGCTCCCTTGCCCCAGATGCCGCCCGAGCCGACGGCGATCAGCGACTGGCGAATCTGGTAGCCGGAGCCGCGCGGGTCGGTGTCGGGGTTGAGGAAGGCGTTGATGCGGGCCTGCTGATATGGCTTGAGGTGCTTGCCGCTCTTCCACGCGCCTACACCCAGCAGGGTAACGACGAGCAGGATGATGGCTGCCTGCTTGAAGCGCATCCCGCCGAGGAAGAGCCCGCAGATCAGGATCGGCAGGTAGGTGAGCGACGTGCCGAGGTCGGGCTGCTTGAGCACCATGAGCATGGGAACGCAGACCATGGCGAAGGCTTTGGCGATGTCGGTCCAGGTCAATTCCCTGCCCGCGAGGCCCCAGAAGTAGCGGGCGATGGCGACGATCAGGACCAGCTTGACCCACTCGGACGGCTGGAAGTGGATGCCGCCGGGGAATTTGATCCAGCGGCGTCCGCCGAGCACCTTGGTGCCGAAGGCGAGCACGGCGATCAGCGCCACGATGCTGACGCCGTAAGCCCAGTGAACGATGTCGATAAGGCGGTGGTAGTCGATCAGCGAGATCAGGAACATGAGCACAAGGCCGGTCGCGAGGAAGCCGATCTGCTTGTGTTCGAAGCCGTGAAACTTCGTGTGCAGCGTCGCGGAATGAATTTCGAGTACGGAGATGACCGAGAGTACAAGGACAAAGCCGAGCAGGACCCAGTCGAAATCGCGGAAAGAAGAGAGGCGGCGCATGTGCTGGCTACTATCTTAGCCGTACAAATGCGCCGCCGTAATTTTGCATTGATGCTGAATAAGGTTACTGGTGCGCCGCTGCCTTGGCGCGCCACTTCTCGGTGAGCGATTTGTCGGCCAGCGCCTTGATGAAGACGCCGCCTACGACGCTGCGGGCCTGGAAACCAGGCTGCTTTTTGCCGGTCTTGGTGTCGTACCAGTCGGTGAGCGGGACGCGGGATGGAGTTTCGTTGGTCCACTTGTAGATGGGATCGACGATGGCGTTGAATGCGGCAGGAGTGTCGGCGAGGGTCGCCGTCCATAGCTCCCAATCGAGCTTGGTGTAGTCGGCGCGAACGTCGAGAGGCAGACCGTAGAGATTGATCTTGGTCTGGTAGTAAGCGATCTCGGTGTCACGTACCGATTTGGGAAAGAGGTTGTAGCCGAGCAGGTCGTCCCATACGAGGTTGTACTTCTGGCTCCAGGTGTTGGGGCTGTTGAAGGCCAGCTTGTAGTGGTCGCCTTCCTTGGCCATCGTGATCCACTTGCCTGCGTAGTCCTTGGCGGTAGCTTGATACTCGTGAGCTACAGACTCCTTCTTGAGCAGGTGCGCGAGGTCCGCGTAGGCGGCGAGACCGTCGATGGCTTTGATGGAGAGGTTCGCGTTGTGGGCTACGTGGCCGGCGAAGTCGTCGGTGGTGAGCTGATTTTCAGGATCGAGCCCGTTTGCCTTGAGGTACTCCGCCCACTTCGTGAGCTGAGGCCAATATTGCTCCGCCAGCGCAGTGTTGCCTTCGGCGCGAGTGACTGCGTCGACGAGGATAAGCAGGTTGCCGCTCTCTTCCACCGGCATCTGATCTTCTTCGGTCTTCTCTCCGCCGCCATATTCCTGTCCATTGGCCAGCGGATACTGGCCAAGGTCGTGCGGGGCGAAGGGGAACTTCCAGCGGTTGGACAGCGCCGCGTATTTCAGGACGGGCGTGATCTGGGCTTCGAGGAGTTTTGGATTGAAGAAAAGGAAGAACGGAGAGGAGGGATAGAGAACATCGACGGTGCCAACATCTCCGTTGGAGAAGTTTTCTTTGGCGAAGAGGTAGGGCGAGCCGTCAGCGTCGGCAACCAAGCCGTGCGCAGCCATCGCCTGACGATAGGCCAGGATGGCGATGGCAGTGTAGTGTTCGCCTCCGGCTTTGGTGAGATCGGCGGTCAGCTCTTTGTCGAGCGCGGTGCCGCGAGCTTCGAGCGAGGCGTACTGCTGTTCGGCCTCGTCGAGCATCTGCGAGACCGGCTCGTTGTTGCGCTGCCAGTAGGGACGAAGATTGCGCTGGAGGTACTGGATCTCGTAGTTCTGCGTGTAGGAGACAAGGAGGTGGCGGCTGACCGGCTCTGCTGCGACCTTGCCGAAGGAAAGAACAGCGTCGAGATGGGCGGCTTTGCGGTCGGCGCGCATCGGGATGTCCATGTCATCGGCTGCGGGGAGCTGTCCGGTGGTGGCGAAGTCTTGGCGGGCACGCGCGGCGATGGCGGTTGTGGCCTGCTCGTCCTTCGGAACGACCAGATGGAAGTACCCCCAGTCGATGCGGAGATCGTCGCCGGAGCGGTTAAGAACGTTCTGGTCGCGTGAGCCCACAGAGAGGACGTTGCCGGTGGCCGTCTGGTTGCGGGTGTAGACGACCTGCTCGGAGGGATCGTTGACCGCGATGATGGGATCTACATCGAGAAGAACAGCAACATCGTGCGATGCACCGTCGGTCGATTGCGCCGTCCAGGTGAGATAGGTAACCGGGCGGGAGAGAATATCGAGGTCGCTGAGGATGGTAGGCGTAAAGAAGGCGAGGTGCAGATCAACGCCCGCGCTCTTGAACTCGTAAAAGGTGTGGGTCGGCATGATGGAGCGCGCAACCTGCTCCATCGCGGGAACGTCGCGAGGATCGCGGCCCATGAAGCGGTAGGCCTTGCCGTCGATGCGCGCGAGGCCGCTGATGGGCTGCTGCGCGCCGGTCCAGTGCGTGGTGTTCGAATCGGTGAGGTTGTCGGTGTTCGACCAGATGCTGAAGTAGGGATTGTGGGTGATGAGCGGTGTAGCAGGGGCACGCTGCTGGGCGAAGACGAAGGAAGGCAGAAGGGCGAGAGCAAGGGACAACTTCAATTTCATTGGAACCTCAAAAATGTAAGCCATTACACGCACTAACCACCATACATTTCCGTAGTGAAGATTGGAAATGGTTCAAGCGAACTACTCGGCCGCTGGAGGAAGAGCCGCGGCAGAAGCCGGAGGAGTCGCCGTTTCGGGCTTTATTGCTGCGGGCACCGTTGCAACCTCGCGAACATTTCCAGCGCGCTTGCGCTGCTTGTCGACGAAGGCGTCGATCACCTGCGCGGCGAGCTTGGCGGAGTTGTTGCCCCAGTTTCCGTGCTCCCACAAGACGGCGACGACGATGTCGGGATTGCGCCGGGGGGCCATGCCGACGAACCAGGCGTTGGGCTCGGTCTTGTGCCCTCCGCCGGAGCGTGCAAGCGCATCGTGGCTCATGACCTGCGCGGTGCCGGTCTTGCCGGCGAAGTCGATGCCGTCAAGATGCGCGGCGTAGGCGGTCCCGATCGGACTGCCAGTGACATTCGCCATGGCATCGGTGATGATCTGCCAGTTTTCCGTAGAGAGAGGAATCGTCGTCTCGCCAGAGCCGGGGAAGGTCTCGTGAACAGCCTCAAGGTCCTGCGAGGAGACTTCGTCGGGAAAGACGACGTGGGGGCGATGGAAGACTCCACCGGAGGCGATGCCGCCAAGGGCGCGGGCGAGCTGGACCGGGGTGACGGTAACGGCTCCCTGGCCGATGCCGACCGAGATCACCTCGCCCGCATACCAGGGCTGATGCAGGGTGTGGAGCTTCCATTGGGTCGAAGGCATGGTTCCCGCAGCCTCATCGGGCAGGTCGATGCCGGTGCGCTGGCTCAGGCCAACGGAGGTAGCGTACTTCGCGATAGTGTCGATGCCGAGGCGGGCGGCCAGCGTGTAGAAGAAGGTGTCGCAGGAGTAAGGAATGGCGTTATAGATATTGACTGAGCCGTGGTGCTTATCGCATCCATAGAAGTGACCATAGAAAGTCCCTCCGCCCTCGCAATCGACGTGCATGTTTTGGGCGACGCCTTCCTGAAGTCCGGCCAGCGACATGATGATCTTGAAGGTGCTGCCCGGGGCGAGCTGGGCCTGGATGGCCTTGTCGAGCAGCGGATGGTCGGGATTATTGAGAATCTGGTCCCAGTAGCTCTTGGTGAGACGGGCGGAGAACTGGTTTGGGTCGAAGGTAGGACGCGAGGCCAGCGCGAGCACCTCGCCGGTGTGTGGATCGAGTGCGACGATCGCCCCTATTTTTCCTTCGAGGGCCTTTTCGGCAGCCATCTGCACATCGAGGTCGATGGTAAGGCGGATATCTTTGCCGGGGATGGCGAGGGTTTCGCCGAGATGGCCCAGCTCCTTGCCGTGGCTGTTCACGATGACGTCTTTATAGCCGTCGGTGCCGCGCAGGACGGAGTCGTAGGTCTCCTCTACGCCGGAGCGGCCGACGACATCGCCGGGATCGTAGAAGGCATAGCGGGGATTGTCGAGCATCTCCTCGGAGACCTCGCCGACGTAGCCGATCAGATGGGCGGCGAAGCCGTCGCGGGGATAGAGGCGGCGTTGCACGTCGAGCGTCTCCAGCTCGGGCAACTCGTTGCGGTGGGCCTCGATAAAGGCCTGCTCGTCAGGCGTGATGTCTTGCTTGAGCGGGATGGGCTGGTACTTCGGGGCAGCCTGATAGTGGCGCAGGATGGCCTGGATCTGCTCGATGGGAATATCGAGGCCGCGGGAGATGAGCGGGAGATCGAGGTTGATGTCCTTGACCTGCTCGCGCAGGAGATAGCAGGAGACGGAGGGGTAGTTATCGACGAGGAGGCGCCCTTCGCGGTCGAAGATGCGGCCCCGGGGCGCGAGAATAGGGACCTTGCGAATACGGTTGGCATCCGCGAGGGCGCGGAAATTATCTGCGCCGAGGACCTGAAGCCGCCACAGCCCGGTGATGAGGACGGCGAGGATGAGCGCGACGATATATTGCGCCGAGTGGAGCTTGCCTGCGGGAAGCTTTTCGGCTTTGCCGTGGAGACCCAGCGTCGAGTGTTCGGGATTTTGGGCTGGTTCCATGGCGGTTCGGCTTTCAGTGTACGGCTTGCAGTTTAGACGGTGAAGATGGCTTATTCAGTGCGTTTGGTGTAGTCGAGCAGGAAAAAAATGGGGATGGCGATGACCGTGTTGGCACAGGCGCGGATAAGCTCGTGCCTCCAAAGGAGATGGTAGTCGGGCAGGCCGAGAAGACGGTGGTCGATGAGAAAGAGCAGGACGCTGTTGATGATGGAAAAGGTGAAGGTGATGACGATGCGAGTGAGCGGGCTTTCCACATCGACCTGCAGCCCGATGCTTGCGGCGACATAGCCGATGGCGGATTTGGCCATTCCGTTGACGCCGATGGGTTGGTTGGTAAGCGCATCTTGGAGCAGGCCGATGACCGCTCCGGTAAGGGTTCCGGCAATAGGACTGCGGCGGCTGACGGCGAAGAAGAGGACGACGATCAGCGGCAGGTCGATCAGGGCGAAGCGAGGAATCAGCTTAGGGACGAAGGCCTGCAGAAGAATTGCCAGCAACGGCACCAGCAGCGTGACCAGCGGGGAGAAGGTGTGCTGCTCGAGTTCCTGACGGGATGTGTAGCTGCGGTTGAGCATTTTTACTGGTCTTGTGGTGTGGCCTGTGTGCTGGTTGGGGGAGTCTTGCGCGGCTTTTGCTGTCCGTCATGCGGCGCATTGTCTGGTGAAGCTGGCGTTGGTACAGCCGTATTTTGGTAGGTGCTCCTCGCCCCGGGGGTCAGATCGGCGGCCGGAGGAGTGTCGCCGGGGGTGTAGCGGTCTGGATGAAGCGTAGGAAGGGGATGCGGGATGGGTGGGGTAGCGGTGGCTGCCGGGGCTGTCGTGCCGGGAGCGGTGGGAGGAGGCGCGGGAAGGCTGGGCAGGCGGTCGGCCATGACCTCCGCGGCAGAGCGGGCTGAGGCTTCAGCGGCGGCCTCGGCGTCGGCAGTGGCTTTGGCCTTAATGGCAGCGGCAGCAGCAGCCTGGGCTTCGGCGGTGGAGGCTCCGATGGCAAGATCTTTTTGAGCGGCGGCAGGCAGCGTGGTCTGAGTCCCGGTGATGACAAGCACCTCTTCCAATTGCGAGAGGTTGGCTGCGGGCTTGATGTGGATGGCGGTGTAGGGCTGGTGATCGGGATCGGGCGCGATGGACTCGATGGTGCCGACGGGGAGACCACGGGGAAAGATCTGGTCGCCGCCAGAGGTCAGGACGGTCTCGCCGGGTTTGATCCGGGAGTCGGCGGTGAGATTGTTGATCTGGACCTGGCCGTTAGGGCTGCCGTGGAGGATGGCGAGGATGCGGGTACTGCTGAGCAGTACTCCCGCGCCGGAGGTGGGGTCGCTGATGAGAAGCACCTGCGCGGTATGGGGGAAGACGTCGCGGATCTTGCCGACGATGCCGTCGGGGGTGATGACGGCCATGTCAGTGCGAAGGTGGAAGTCCGCTCCCTTGTCGATGTAGAGGAGATGGGAGAGGTCGGTCCCGCTGGTGCCGATCACCTGGGCGGCGACGGTCGAGGCGATGTAGTGCTGCTGGAAGGAGAGCAGCGCCTGCAGGCGGTGGCCCTGGATGGCGTCTTCGGCGAAGGCGGCCTGATGGAGGCGAAGCCGGGCGATCTGCTGCTGGAGGTCCTGATTCTGCTGGCGGACGTGGCGGAGATTAATGTAGTTCGACCAGGCGCTCCGGGTGTCGAAGCCGATGAAGTGGAAGAACCGCTCAAACGGGGTGACGCCGGCGACGACCCAGTAGCGCATCAGGGTGACGTCGTGACTGTCGGGCGCGCCCGATTCGACGGGACGGCGCACCTGGATGGCAAGGCCGATGGTCTGCGCGAGCAGGACCGCCACCAGGACAAGGACGTTCTTGAAACGTGTGAAGAAAGATTCCATGCGCTGCAACTATTATGTGCGAGATGGACGGGGTTAGGGAGAGTTACGGGGTAACTCCTTTGGGTAAGAGCTGCAGTTTTGGAACAGATTGGGACTGGATCGCGTATCGTGGGGAACCCTGAACAGAAATTTCTTGAGGAGAGCTATGCTTCGTCCAATTTTTATGTTGTTTTTGCTGATCGCCGTAGCTCAATCGGGGGTGGCTCAGTCGCCGCGTGCAGCTACAAATGGCTCCGCTGCCGATGAGGGGCCAACCTATACGGCGGACGGACAATTGAAGATGCCTGAGAGGTACCGCGAGTGGATTTTCCTTTCCTCCGGGGTGGACATGAGCTATAGTCCCGGTGCTGCAATGGCAGGCCACTCGATCTTCGACAATGTCTTTGTAAACCCGGCGTCCTACCGTGCATTTCAGAAGACTGGGACGTGGCCGGACAGGACGACGCTGGTGCTGGAGAGGCGCGCGGCCACGGGGGCAAGTT from Granulicella sp. L56 includes these protein-coding regions:
- the rodA gene encoding rod shape-determining protein RodA, whose translation is MRRLSSFRDFDWVLLGFVLVLSVISVLEIHSATLHTKFHGFEHKQIGFLATGLVLMFLISLIDYHRLIDIVHWAYGVSIVALIAVLAFGTKVLGGRRWIKFPGGIHFQPSEWVKLVLIVAIARYFWGLAGRELTWTDIAKAFAMVCVPMLMVLKQPDLGTSLTYLPILICGLFLGGMRFKQAAIILLVVTLLGVGAWKSGKHLKPYQQARINAFLNPDTDPRGSGYQIRQSLIAVGSGGIWGKGANKGTQTQGDFLPIPYTDFIFAAFCEEHGFIGALGVLLLYFLILMRLIQNAQTASDLPGTFIVMGVVAVIIFQIAVNIGMVVGLMPVTGIPLPLMSYGGSSILFTFLALGIVMNIRMRRFVN
- a CDS encoding glutaminase family protein, which codes for MKLKLSLALALLPSFVFAQQRAPATPLITHNPYFSIWSNTDNLTDSNTTHWTGAQQPISGLARIDGKAYRFMGRDPRDVPAMEQVARSIMPTHTFYEFKSAGVDLHLAFFTPTILSDLDILSRPVTYLTWTAQSTDGASHDVAVLLDVDPIIAVNDPSEQVVYTRNQTATGNVLSVGSRDQNVLNRSGDDLRIDWGYFHLVVPKDEQATTAIAARARQDFATTGQLPAADDMDIPMRADRKAAHLDAVLSFGKVAAEPVSRHLLVSYTQNYEIQYLQRNLRPYWQRNNEPVSQMLDEAEQQYASLEARGTALDKELTADLTKAGGEHYTAIAILAYRQAMAAHGLVADADGSPYLFAKENFSNGDVGTVDVLYPSSPFFLFFNPKLLEAQITPVLKYAALSNRWKFPFAPHDLGQYPLANGQEYGGGEKTEEDQMPVEESGNLLILVDAVTRAEGNTALAEQYWPQLTKWAEYLKANGLDPENQLTTDDFAGHVAHNANLSIKAIDGLAAYADLAHLLKKESVAHEYQATAKDYAGKWITMAKEGDHYKLAFNSPNTWSQKYNLVWDDLLGYNLFPKSVRDTEIAYYQTKINLYGLPLDVRADYTKLDWELWTATLADTPAAFNAIVDPIYKWTNETPSRVPLTDWYDTKTGKKQPGFQARSVVGGVFIKALADKSLTEKWRAKAAAHQ
- a CDS encoding Rne/Rng family ribonuclease, with translation MSKEIYISSTPHETRLAIVENDDLTEIYYERENEYTLAGSIYNGRVTRVLPGMQSSFVDIGLERDAFLYITDFMEEAGDSADFDTSGDHSRSDNRRGGNRETPVILEGTPAAPAASSEESGNRSERGGRDRGRGRNDRRRGNRDRQPSPENTSPAENAEAPMDLDQESDFGPHPDTLSAEPRDDGEIGEGAPGADGSRRWRGRRGRRRGRPGQRDAAAQPVNADAQPEFAAPNSEEQGESEYDSNLDLEGAAEQAAPRNSAPIPAAYPEPESTQENTDRGDRNSRNERGDRGARGGRNDRGGRNDRGGRDRGQGRAPRGFAPRTSLYGVDDTHNESAAAADGSAPEPIVLPGESLSKYRKDGEQPETAKAAEPTIILASSPGYEVPTGWDGGATLPGETLSRHRRSESRESRQEPRAEHRVDSQASLRNDHIEPHVEPQAVAPAAAEAEPVEQSAAAPAHAAVPTEYEPTEASASYRVDPVAPSEFRQSAPVIEEPVKETTEQIAEPAEEPAAHEITAIHATGEMETEAPVAAFTPEQAIEPASPLQHETVIANHVENVVEDGIEPAHHHFAPGAGELEEEVIEDEDYATTLQASSFEEIDDFGEEETLEGAADLGTMIREMSIDEITNSGNSVDEVDEEDDLEEEDSFDDGTHEYEEDLEDSDSDSEDESEDEDLHQEANEDGEPSANGSEHSQAATPGSERPRDGERKSSRRDGGRRDGRRGERGRGDRPRYTGGAGDRERSGGGRDRRGGRNSMQTTNLPAISELLKPGQEVLVQIAKEPIAKKGARITSHIALPGRFLVFMPTVNHTGVSRKIESDGERRRLKEILLSEKGEASGGFIVRTAASGASEEELRSDLRFLLNLWADIKQRSESSKSPALIYHDLNLVERILRDQVTDNFSAIWVDTETEYERVLRFLQRFQPSLIRRVKLYTKETPLFEQFGITEEINKALRSKVWLKSGGSIVINQTEALVAIDINTGKFVGKTARLEDTIVKTNLDAIPEIVRQIRLRDLGGIIIIDFIDMDERKNRNKVMAALEEELKSDRAPSKVLQFNDFGLVAITRKRVKQSLERTLSTTCNVCVGTGMVKSPVTVCNDIYVEMRKMQKHLDRGDIMLRVHPDVVKQLKSSTKWLQEMEEMAGKTILVKSDPSLHPEQFDIH